The segment GGGGTCGGCGGTGGTGGCAGTGGTGCTCCCGTCAGCTGCGCGAACAGGCGCCGTTCCAAGATCTCGGCGGCCGGGCCGCAGCCGGCCAGGGCTTCCTCGGCCACGGCCGCCCACTGCTCGCCCGAGGTGCGGAACAGCGCGGCGGCCCGGCCGATCCGCGGCTCACCGAGAACCCCGGCCGCCTCGTCGAGGAAGTCGGCGTACAGCGGGCGGGTGCCGGCCGGCGCCGTGTACTGCAGCTCGAGGCACTCGTAGAGCCGCAACAATGCGAAAGCCAGCGCGCCCGGCTCGGCGAACCGGCGGGCCCAGCCGCGTTTCGTCTGTTCGTCACGCAGGTCAGCGGCCAGGCGGGCCATCCCGGAGAAGCCCATGTTCACGTCGAACGCGTTGCCGAGCACCGGTCCGGTCAGATGCGCCACGGTGGTGCCGATCGCGGCCCGCATCCCGGCCGCGAGATCGACCGGCCCGTCCGGCGCGGACACCACCAGCCGCTCGTGCCGGCCCTTGCGGTGCGCGGACCAGGCGGCGACGAACACCTCGGCCGGGACCGCGTGCGGAATGTCGGTCAGATCGTCGACGAGGTAGTGGTCGCCGTCGCGGCCGGCCACCACCACCTGGTACGGGTCGGTGTCGAGGGCGTTCGCCGGCTGATGCCAGGGCAGGCCACCCCGCCCGACGGTGCAGAGCATCGGCCGGCCGGCGTCGATCGTGGCGTCCAGGTCACGGCGGGCCGGGCCGGGGGCGGTGTTGTGCCGTACCTCGTACCCGATCTTGAGCCGGTCGAGTGCCGCCTGCGCCCACGGCTCGGGGTGATGCTGGGCGACGATCGTGAGGATCGGCGGGAGGCCGGTGTAGGCGAAGACCGCGTACAGGAAGCCGACTCCGCCGGCCAGCCCGCACAGGGTCGCCTCGCTGTAGGGCTCACCGGTGTGCGGGGCGCGGTGCCCCGCCTGCCGGAGCAGGTGGGCGAGCAACGTGCTCTCGTGGTGCTCGCCCCCGCCGAAGGCGCCGTAGCCCGGCACCAGGCCGCGGCGGCCAAGGATGTTGCGGCGCGCGGTGGTGTAGGACTCCCCGGTACGCGCCGCGCGTTCGCGGACCAGTCGTTTCAGATTCCGATGCGTGGTCATGGTCGTCTGCCCTGCCGGCGGTCGTCGCCACGCCACCCGCCCACACCCGGCAACGCGGCCAACCGCCTGGATCGTCGACAGGCGTGCCCGCCCCACACCGGCAGGCAACCCACCGGCGGGGACCAGCCGGAAACCCGGCGTGCCCAGCAATCCCGCGACGGCATGGTGACCACCTTCGCCCCGCGCAGCCGGCGGGTGTGGGCCACCGGTCAGGGGTAGGGCGTTACGGGACCGCCCAGCAGCATCCTAGCCGGTCCCGTACGGCCTCAGTCCCGCTCGATCAGGTGCCCGATCAGCTGCGGTCCCATGATCACAGCGTTGCCGGAGCCGTCCCGGCGCGCATCCGGCTCGGGCAGCTCGACCGGATCGCCGGTGTTGCTGGCGCCGACCGGCCGTGGACCGACCCAGGCGACC is part of the Actinoplanes sp. NBC_00393 genome and harbors:
- a CDS encoding BtrH N-terminal domain-containing protein, whose protein sequence is MTTHRNLKRLVRERAARTGESYTTARRNILGRRGLVPGYGAFGGGEHHESTLLAHLLRQAGHRAPHTGEPYSEATLCGLAGGVGFLYAVFAYTGLPPILTIVAQHHPEPWAQAALDRLKIGYEVRHNTAPGPARRDLDATIDAGRPMLCTVGRGGLPWHQPANALDTDPYQVVVAGRDGDHYLVDDLTDIPHAVPAEVFVAAWSAHRKGRHERLVVSAPDGPVDLAAGMRAAIGTTVAHLTGPVLGNAFDVNMGFSGMARLAADLRDEQTKRGWARRFAEPGALAFALLRLYECLELQYTAPAGTRPLYADFLDEAAGVLGEPRIGRAAALFRTSGEQWAAVAEEALAGCGPAAEILERRLFAQLTGAPLPPPPTPADLSGPGPGTDRAEAGPGAGRAETGSGNPRELLSRLADHVEAALSAEKAAVHLLQT